CCTGGATGACGGCTGGGCATGGATGGCCAGGCGCGCCGATGGCCGCTGTTATTGGCAGATCACCCTGGATGCCGCTGGGTTGCCGGGCAAGGCCGTGCTACCTGAGTACTGCGCCGCGCACCGTCGCGGCTCGGCACTGGTGGCCCGGCTGTTCGGCGCGCAGGCATTGGCGCCTGCGCAGGTGCATGCCCGCAGCAGCACGGCGATCCTCGCCGGGGAGTGCGTGGGGGACGACTGGATCCGTGTGGGGGATGCCGCCATGGCGGTTGACCCACTGTCGGGGAATGGGATTTTCCAGTCGCTGTCCTCGGCGCTGCAGGCGCCGGTGGTGGTCAACACGCTGCTGCGCAGGCCGGAGCGGGCGGGGTTGGCCAAGCGTTTTCACCAGCAGCGGGTCGAGCAGCTGTTTCTGCGGTTTGCCCGGATCGGCCGGGACTTCTATGGCCAGGAGCAGATGCGTGCGGGGCAGGGGTTTTGGGCAAGGCGCCAGGGTTGGCCGGATGTGCAGCCGCTGCATCTGGCTGCAGACTGGCAGGCCGTGCGGGTAGAGAAGCGGCCGGTGTTGCGTGATGGGTTCGTGGATGAGGCCGAGGTGGTGGTGACGGCGGATCAGCCGTTGGGGATCTGGCATTTGCAGGGGGTAGAGCTGGCGCCTTTGGTGCGCGGGCTGCGCGATGGGCTGGCGGTGGAGGACGTATTGAAGGATTTGCCTTTGCCGCAGCAGGGGATGTTGCGGCGGTGGTTGGGGGAGCAGGGGTATTGCTGAGCGTCTTGCGCGTCTGTCCCGGCCCTATCGCCGGCAAGCCGGCTCCCACAGGTTCACCGCAGGCCTCAAGACTTGCGGGGTACCTGTGGGAGCCGGCTTGCCGGCGATAGGGCCGGTGCAGACCAGCGATCAGAGCTTGATCAACACCGACTTCAGCTCGGTGTAATGCTCGATCGCCGCCGCCCCCATCTCACGCCCCACCCCAGACATCTTGTACCCGCCAAACGGCAGCGCGGGGTCCAGCGCGCTGTGACAGTTGACCCACACCGACCCGGACTTGATCCGCGGGATCATCCGGTGCACCGCCGCCAGGTCGTTGGACCAGATGCTCGCGCCAAGCCCGTAGGGGTTGTCGTTGGCCATGCCAATCACCTCGTCGAGATCATCGAACGGCATCGCCACCAGCACCGGGCCGAAGATTTCTTCTTGCACCAGGCGATGGCGCTGGTCGACGTCGACGATCACCGTCGGCTTGACGAAGTAACCCGGGCCAAAGCCTTCGCCACCGCAGGCAATGGTCGCGCCCAGCTCACGGCCCAGCTCGATGTAGCCGGTGACCCGGTCCTGCTGCTTGGCAGAGATCAGCGGGCCCATCTGCACGGCAGGGTCCAAGCCGCTGCCCAGCTTCATGCCGTTGGCGATGCCGGCGATGTCCGCGATCACGTTGTCGAAGTGCTTGCGGTGCACGTACAGACGCGAACCTGCGCAGCACACCTGGCCCTGGTTGAAGAAGATCGCCGTGGCGGCGCCGGCGGCGGCCTGCTGCAGGTCGGCGTCGGGCATGACGATGGTCGGTGACTTGCCGCCCAGTTCGAGGGTGACGCGGGTCATGTTGTCCATCGCCGCCTTGCCGATCAGCTTGCCCACTTCGGTGGAACCGGTGAAGGTCAGCTTGTCCACGCCCGGGTGGCGGCTCAGCGCGGCGCCGGCATTCAGGCCAGTGCCGGTGATGACGTTGAGCACGCCGGCCGGGTAGCCGGCTTCGTCCACCAGTTCGGCGAGCTTGAGCGCGGTCAGCGGGGTTTCGTCGGCAGGCTTGAGCACCACGCTGCAGCCGGTGGCCAGCGCCGGGCCGAGCTTCCAGCAG
The Pseudomonas sp. KU43P genome window above contains:
- a CDS encoding NAD(P)/FAD-dependent oxidoreductase — protein: MPEPRILVLGAGPAGAATALGLRRLGYPITVVSDWRRFAALEGVSQRVLEGLRNAGLGGALAEAAMPANREVRWNGQHLQLNQEFLLDRQCFDRALRQDLERAGVTVVEGRIREVTRKGVHCVGMDDGQVLQAEFLVEARGRQAPLGADRLRGPETVSLLNLWQGEPGPSASAVESLDDGWAWMARRADGRCYWQITLDAAGLPGKAVLPEYCAAHRRGSALVARLFGAQALAPAQVHARSSTAILAGECVGDDWIRVGDAAMAVDPLSGNGIFQSLSSALQAPVVVNTLLRRPERAGLAKRFHQQRVEQLFLRFARIGRDFYGQEQMRAGQGFWARRQGWPDVQPLHLAADWQAVRVEKRPVLRDGFVDEAEVVVTADQPLGIWHLQGVELAPLVRGLRDGLAVEDVLKDLPLPQQGMLRRWLGEQGYC
- a CDS encoding aldehyde dehydrogenase family protein, with the translated sequence MLSELPILPATRAFLERKLKMRIGADWQDAASGRTLSFRNPATGEVLGEVPAAEAEDVDRAVRAARQAFDDSAWSRMRPRERQNLLWRLAELMERDAQQLAELECLNNGKSAAVAKVMDVQLAIDFLRYMAGWATKIEGSTVEASMPLMPNDQFHGFVRREAVGVVGAIVAWNFPLLLACWKLGPALATGCSVVLKPADETPLTALKLAELVDEAGYPAGVLNVITGTGLNAGAALSRHPGVDKLTFTGSTEVGKLIGKAAMDNMTRVTLELGGKSPTIVMPDADLQQAAAGAATAIFFNQGQVCCAGSRLYVHRKHFDNVIADIAGIANGMKLGSGLDPAVQMGPLISAKQQDRVTGYIELGRELGATIACGGEGFGPGYFVKPTVIVDVDQRHRLVQEEIFGPVLVAMPFDDLDEVIGMANDNPYGLGASIWSNDLAAVHRMIPRIKSGSVWVNCHSALDPALPFGGYKMSGVGREMGAAAIEHYTELKSVLIKL